The Methylacidimicrobium sp. B4 genome contains a region encoding:
- a CDS encoding NADPH:quinone reductase, with the protein MHAIVIRTYGGPEVLSWEEREDPRPGAGELLLSVGAAGVNPIDVSLRSGGYPTAALPLIPGFDGAGVVEDVGEGACRFRPGDRVYFSLRGKTGSYAEKVVCPCEEAELLPEALDFARGAAVGIPAGTAYRALFLRAQAEAGEVVLVHGASGSVGLAAVQLARAAGLVVIGTAGGEEGRRLITREGAHHSLDHRSPEHFRQILEITKGKGVDIVLEMLANANLGKDCDVTAPGGKVVVIGSRGLVEIDPRGLIARDLSVLGMSLFCASAGERRIVASGVAARLEKGLLRPVIRAVLPMTAAAQAQRLVMEPGASGKIVLVPPAPPT; encoded by the coding sequence ATGCATGCCATCGTCATCAGAACGTACGGAGGCCCGGAGGTCCTGTCGTGGGAAGAGCGGGAAGACCCGCGTCCGGGAGCGGGTGAGCTTCTCCTCTCCGTGGGGGCAGCGGGGGTCAATCCGATCGATGTCTCCCTTCGATCGGGTGGATACCCCACCGCGGCTCTGCCGCTCATCCCGGGGTTCGACGGGGCAGGCGTGGTCGAGGACGTCGGAGAGGGAGCCTGCCGGTTCCGTCCGGGGGACCGCGTCTACTTTTCGTTGCGAGGGAAAACGGGCTCCTACGCCGAGAAAGTGGTCTGCCCCTGCGAAGAGGCGGAGCTTCTTCCGGAAGCGCTCGATTTCGCTCGCGGAGCCGCCGTTGGAATTCCCGCTGGAACCGCCTATCGAGCGCTTTTTCTGCGTGCTCAGGCGGAGGCAGGAGAGGTGGTCCTGGTCCACGGAGCGAGCGGAAGCGTGGGCCTGGCGGCCGTCCAGCTCGCTCGCGCGGCCGGACTGGTCGTCATCGGGACCGCAGGCGGGGAAGAGGGGAGGCGACTCATTACCCGGGAAGGCGCGCATCACTCCTTGGATCATCGATCCCCCGAGCATTTTCGCCAGATCTTGGAGATCACCAAGGGAAAGGGTGTCGACATCGTGCTCGAGATGCTGGCGAACGCCAACCTGGGAAAGGACTGCGACGTCACCGCTCCGGGAGGGAAGGTCGTCGTCATCGGGTCGCGAGGGCTCGTTGAGATCGATCCGCGCGGGTTGATCGCCCGGGATCTTTCCGTCCTGGGGATGTCGCTCTTCTGCGCTTCCGCCGGAGAACGGCGCATTGTCGCATCCGGAGTGGCCGCACGTCTGGAGAAAGGGCTCCTGCGGCCCGTCATTCGAGCCGTGCTGCCCATGACTGCGGCAGCGCAGGCGCAGAGACTTGTGATGGAGCCGGGAGCCTCCGGAAAGATCGTCCTGGTGCCTCCGGCTCCCCCGACGTAA
- a CDS encoding ribonuclease H-like domain-containing protein, with product MINLVYFDLETQKGANEVGGWRNKGAMRMSLGVTYGTARQGYQIYAEQDVEALLQELRSADLVVGFNVLGFDFPVLEAYTIFDLQDLPTLDLLRDVEAQTGRRMSLESLARATLGIGKTAEGVQALRWWKEGKLLQIAEYCCYDVKVTRLLHEHGARHGEIYYFNEQTQRKEAIPVRWTPS from the coding sequence ATGATCAACCTCGTTTACTTTGATCTCGAGACGCAGAAGGGAGCGAACGAAGTCGGCGGATGGCGCAATAAGGGCGCGATGCGCATGTCTCTCGGTGTGACCTACGGCACGGCCCGGCAGGGTTACCAGATCTATGCGGAGCAAGACGTCGAAGCCCTCCTTCAAGAGCTCCGGAGCGCAGACTTAGTGGTCGGATTCAACGTCCTCGGTTTTGATTTCCCCGTGCTCGAAGCCTACACCATATTCGATCTACAGGATCTGCCCACGTTGGATCTCCTGCGCGACGTGGAGGCACAAACCGGGAGGCGCATGAGCTTGGAGAGCCTCGCGCGGGCGACTCTCGGCATCGGGAAGACGGCAGAGGGAGTGCAGGCTCTCCGCTGGTGGAAGGAGGGCAAGCTCCTCCAGATCGCCGAGTACTGCTGTTATGACGTAAAGGTCACCCGCTTGCTCCATGAGCACGGCGCGCGCCACGGAGAAATCTACTACTTCAACGAACAGACGCAGCGCAAAGAAGCCATCCCGGTGCGCTGGACACCGTCCTGA
- the accC gene encoding acetyl-CoA carboxylase biotin carboxylase subunit, with translation MFSKILIANRGEIAVRVIRACRELGVRTLVVYSDADRDSLAVRLADEAICIGTGPAVSSYLRVDRIISAAEIGDVDAIHPGYGFLAENASFAEICASCNIRFIGPAASTIAKVGDKVQARFHARKIGVPVPAGSEGVVESEQEALKAARRIGFPIVLKAVAGGGGKGMRVAHNDVSLVQGFHAARVEAEKAFGDGSLYVEKLIEDPHHVEIQVVGDQRGRVIHLGERDCSIQRKNQKLLEESPSPILDAGLRKKMGRAAVRLAESIRYENVGTVEFLVDGAGNFYFIEMNARIQVEHPVTEQAYGIDLVKEQIKIAAGYPLDKSWESREPLQHAIEMRINAEDVWQDFRPSPGKVEALQFPGGPGIRIDSHLVLGSTIPPYYDSMLAKIIASGQTREDALARLGRALDELVLEGIKTTVPVGKAILQDPDFRRGQYSTTFLPRLLASKGAQKVARP, from the coding sequence ATGTTTAGCAAGATCCTCATCGCGAATCGGGGAGAGATTGCGGTCCGGGTCATTCGGGCGTGTCGCGAGCTTGGGGTACGGACCCTGGTCGTCTACTCCGACGCGGATCGGGACTCCTTGGCCGTGCGGTTGGCAGATGAAGCGATCTGCATCGGAACGGGGCCGGCCGTTTCGAGCTACCTCCGTGTGGACCGCATCATCAGCGCGGCGGAGATCGGAGATGTGGATGCCATCCACCCCGGATATGGCTTTCTTGCGGAAAACGCCAGCTTTGCCGAGATCTGTGCGAGCTGCAACATCCGGTTTATCGGACCGGCGGCCTCCACGATCGCCAAGGTGGGGGACAAGGTGCAGGCGCGTTTCCATGCGAGGAAGATCGGGGTTCCTGTTCCTGCTGGGAGCGAAGGGGTCGTCGAGAGCGAGCAGGAGGCACTGAAGGCGGCGCGGCGGATCGGGTTCCCGATCGTGCTGAAGGCCGTGGCTGGCGGGGGTGGAAAGGGCATGCGGGTCGCCCACAATGATGTCAGCCTGGTCCAGGGGTTTCATGCCGCACGCGTCGAGGCGGAAAAGGCTTTTGGGGATGGGAGCCTCTATGTGGAGAAGCTGATCGAGGATCCGCACCACGTGGAGATTCAAGTAGTCGGGGATCAGCGAGGACGGGTCATCCATCTGGGCGAGCGCGACTGCTCGATTCAGCGCAAGAATCAAAAACTTCTGGAGGAGTCTCCCTCTCCCATCCTCGATGCTGGATTGCGGAAGAAGATGGGCCGGGCTGCGGTTCGGCTGGCGGAATCCATTCGCTACGAAAACGTCGGGACCGTCGAGTTTCTCGTCGACGGGGCCGGCAATTTCTATTTCATCGAGATGAACGCTCGGATTCAGGTCGAGCATCCCGTGACGGAGCAGGCCTATGGGATCGACCTGGTGAAAGAGCAGATCAAGATCGCGGCGGGCTATCCCCTGGATAAGAGTTGGGAGTCGCGGGAGCCCCTCCAGCATGCGATCGAGATGCGCATCAACGCGGAAGATGTCTGGCAGGATTTTCGTCCCTCTCCGGGGAAGGTCGAGGCTCTTCAATTTCCCGGCGGCCCTGGCATTCGCATCGACTCCCACCTGGTTCTCGGTTCGACGATCCCTCCCTATTACGATTCGATGCTCGCCAAGATCATCGCATCCGGCCAGACGCGGGAAGATGCCCTGGCGCGCTTGGGACGAGCTTTGGATGAGCTTGTGCTCGAGGGGATCAAGACGACCGTCCCTGTCGGGAAGGCGATTCTTCAGGATCCCGACTTCCGCAGAGGCCAGTATTCCACCACCTTCCTGCCCCGGCTGCTGGCTTCCAAGGGGGCGCAGAAGGTCGCGCGCCCATGA
- the rpsB gene encoding 30S ribosomal protein S2, which yields MVDVKALIEAGVHFGHRTDKWHPRMRRYLAGSRGGIHWIDPEQTRQQLENAARFLEKVSEEGGKVLFVGCKRQAEPMVRECAEGSESFYVSHRWLGGTLTNLVTIRKSVERMRWIDHLEEKGLMDRMPKKEVAVLRRENAKLHRHLWGIRGMERIPEVLIVVDVVREAIAVSEARKLRIPIVAIVDTNADPEGIDFPIPANDDSIRSIRLILRELNQSVIEGKMRLGWKPAVAAETATAGEEAASPDSLADVASV from the coding sequence ATGGTGGACGTAAAGGCATTGATCGAGGCCGGGGTGCACTTCGGTCATCGGACCGACAAGTGGCATCCTCGGATGCGGCGGTATCTCGCCGGTTCGCGGGGTGGCATCCATTGGATCGATCCGGAGCAGACGAGGCAACAGTTGGAGAACGCGGCGCGCTTCCTGGAGAAGGTGTCGGAAGAGGGCGGCAAGGTGCTTTTCGTGGGCTGCAAGAGGCAGGCGGAGCCGATGGTCAGGGAGTGCGCGGAGGGCAGTGAATCCTTCTATGTCAGTCATCGCTGGCTGGGGGGAACGCTTACGAACCTCGTTACGATCCGCAAATCGGTCGAGCGGATGCGGTGGATCGATCATCTTGAAGAGAAGGGCCTGATGGATCGGATGCCCAAGAAGGAGGTTGCCGTTCTTCGCCGGGAGAACGCCAAGCTGCACCGGCATCTGTGGGGCATCCGGGGGATGGAAAGAATACCCGAGGTGTTGATCGTGGTGGATGTCGTGCGCGAAGCGATTGCCGTCTCGGAAGCCAGGAAGCTGCGCATTCCGATCGTGGCGATCGTCGATACGAATGCCGACCCGGAGGGGATCGATTTTCCGATTCCGGCCAATGACGACTCGATCCGTTCGATCCGGCTGATCCTCCGGGAGCTCAACCAATCCGTGATCGAGGGGAAGATGCGGCTCGGATGGAAACCCGCCGTCGCCGCGGAAACGGCGACCGCTGGCGAGGAAGCGGCTTCTCCGGATTCGCTGGCGGATGTCGCTTCGGTGTAG
- a CDS encoding sigma-54-dependent transcriptional regulator: protein MTTAKETDKPVKEEQEPAHRRSILVVDDEPDVHYSFQRLLEDLPIQVRAAPSGEAAIEMLRKEPPEVVIMDIRMGGKNGLETLREMKRLAPKAIVLMMTAYGTSHTAIEAMKLGAYDYILKPFDIPELRHLIERSLEAARLAQEEGQAAAMVADRQGLSLVGDSAAMQKVYKLVGQVAKTNATVLITGESGTGKELIARAIYQHSMRSNKPFIAINCAAIPENLLESELFGHERGSFTGAMAQRIGKFEQGDGGTIFLDEIGEMPLATQSKILRVLQEGEVSRLGSNESIRTDVRVIAATNKDLATAVQRREFRADLFYRLNVVRVSLPPLRERAEDIPALAAHFLQKHRRYLPQAATRIAPDAMRALQAYPWPGNIRELENVVQRAMVLAASTTIEVSNLPEEIQEELSAAPGGRLSVEERVLDQAVQLLTELVWQNGTTEVVPKLLERLVERIASRQGGDERGAAEMLGLRVTDLRRLGVTEAPRD from the coding sequence GTGACCACTGCCAAAGAGACGGACAAGCCGGTGAAAGAGGAGCAAGAACCCGCCCATCGGCGGTCCATTCTCGTCGTCGATGACGAACCGGACGTGCACTATTCCTTCCAGAGGTTGCTGGAGGATCTGCCGATCCAGGTTCGAGCCGCCCCATCGGGAGAGGCGGCGATCGAGATGCTCCGGAAGGAGCCGCCGGAAGTCGTCATCATGGATATCCGGATGGGCGGCAAGAACGGCCTGGAGACGCTCCGGGAGATGAAACGCCTGGCGCCGAAGGCGATCGTCCTGATGATGACCGCCTACGGGACCTCCCATACGGCCATCGAAGCCATGAAGCTCGGGGCGTACGATTATATCCTCAAGCCCTTCGACATACCCGAGCTCCGCCACCTGATCGAGCGTTCCCTCGAGGCGGCCCGTCTCGCCCAGGAAGAAGGCCAGGCGGCGGCCATGGTTGCGGATCGTCAGGGGCTCTCACTCGTCGGGGACAGCGCGGCGATGCAGAAGGTCTACAAGCTGGTGGGACAGGTGGCGAAGACCAACGCGACCGTGCTGATCACCGGGGAGAGCGGCACCGGGAAGGAATTGATCGCTCGGGCCATCTATCAGCATAGCATGCGATCGAACAAGCCGTTCATTGCGATCAACTGCGCGGCCATTCCCGAAAATCTGTTGGAGAGCGAGCTCTTCGGGCACGAACGGGGATCCTTTACCGGAGCGATGGCGCAGCGCATCGGCAAGTTTGAGCAGGGCGACGGAGGCACCATTTTCCTGGATGAGATCGGCGAGATGCCGCTGGCGACCCAGAGCAAGATCTTGCGGGTGCTTCAGGAGGGCGAGGTCTCCCGGCTGGGGAGCAACGAGTCGATCCGGACCGATGTGCGCGTGATCGCCGCGACGAACAAGGATCTGGCAACGGCGGTACAGCGCCGGGAATTTCGGGCCGACCTCTTTTATCGCCTCAACGTGGTTCGAGTCTCCCTGCCTCCGCTGCGCGAACGTGCCGAAGACATTCCCGCTCTCGCCGCTCATTTTCTTCAGAAGCATCGGCGCTACCTGCCTCAAGCGGCGACACGGATTGCGCCTGACGCGATGCGGGCGTTGCAGGCCTACCCATGGCCGGGAAACATCCGGGAGCTCGAAAACGTCGTTCAACGCGCCATGGTTCTGGCGGCGAGCACCACGATCGAGGTGAGCAACCTCCCGGAAGAAATTCAGGAGGAACTCTCCGCGGCGCCCGGAGGGCGGCTCTCCGTGGAAGAACGCGTGCTGGACCAGGCGGTGCAACTCCTCACCGAGCTCGTCTGGCAGAATGGCACCACCGAGGTCGTCCCGAAGCTTCTGGAGCGCCTGGTCGAACGGATCGCAAGCCGACAGGGCGGCGATGAGAGAGGGGCCGCCGAGATGCTCGGCCTGCGCGTAACCGACTTGCGACGCCTCGGCGTGACCGAAGCTCCTCGCGATTGA
- a CDS encoding molybdopterin-binding protein — translation MQTSARNCFTGKIVVIKKGPILAELEIAIGKEASLISHIAFASLSELGLAIGSPVQALVKASQVILLTEAPPVRLSTRNRFCGSVAALQPGAVNTEVVIRIEDGLSVVAIVTNESAKELDLQVGSRACAAFTPSSVLLAVPA, via the coding sequence ATGCAGACTAGCGCGCGCAACTGTTTCACAGGAAAGATCGTCGTCATCAAGAAAGGTCCCATTCTCGCTGAGCTGGAGATTGCGATCGGCAAAGAGGCCTCGCTCATCTCCCACATCGCCTTCGCAAGCCTCTCCGAGCTGGGTCTTGCGATCGGCTCACCGGTTCAAGCATTGGTCAAAGCTTCCCAGGTGATCTTGCTTACCGAAGCACCCCCGGTTCGCCTGAGCACGCGAAACCGCTTTTGCGGATCGGTGGCGGCCCTCCAACCGGGTGCGGTCAACACCGAGGTGGTGATCCGGATCGAAGACGGGCTGTCCGTGGTTGCGATCGTCACCAACGAGTCGGCGAAGGAGCTCGATCTCCAGGTTGGCAGCCGAGCCTGTGCCGCTTTCACTCCCTCGAGCGTTCTGCTCGCGGTCCCTGCGTAG
- the purD gene encoding phosphoribosylamine--glycine ligase, with protein MKVLVVGGGSREHALCWALRQDPAVERIYAAPGNAGTALLADNLPIAADDIDSLAHQAQELRPDLTIVGPEAPLCAGIADTFGRHGLPVFGPTRRAARLEGSKVWTKELARRFGIPTAEAHSFDDPRQALAFSRRFPFPQVIKADGLASGKGVFIATDFAQARDAITSLMERRLYGSAGHRILVEAFLEGVELSAFALFDTRQYTILGFAHDYKRINDGDSGPNTGGMGAFLPSPLLSPSLVRQIEESIFSRLHAACIEEKLEYRGVLYAGLMVTEKGPFLLEINVRFGDPEAQVLLPSLRTPLSEIAQAVCRDELSGLRLVRHPRSVVGVVIASSGYPDNPRQGDRITLSDSPSSASGRQGVLFHGATKRNQGLLRTAGGRVFTAVGWGDRLSEARLHAYQEVDAVSFPGMHFRKDIASSLAGHPVAEPHEA; from the coding sequence ATGAAGGTGCTGGTCGTCGGAGGCGGTTCGCGCGAGCATGCCCTCTGCTGGGCGCTCCGTCAGGACCCGGCGGTGGAACGCATCTACGCCGCACCCGGTAATGCCGGCACGGCGCTGCTCGCCGACAACCTGCCGATCGCCGCCGATGACATCGACTCTCTCGCTCACCAAGCCCAAGAGCTACGGCCGGACTTGACCATCGTCGGACCCGAAGCCCCCCTCTGCGCCGGCATCGCCGACACATTCGGCCGGCACGGCCTTCCGGTCTTCGGTCCGACTCGTCGTGCGGCACGACTGGAAGGGAGCAAAGTGTGGACGAAGGAGCTCGCACGGCGCTTCGGCATCCCGACCGCGGAGGCGCATTCCTTTGACGATCCCCGCCAAGCGCTCGCCTTCAGCCGCCGCTTCCCCTTTCCCCAGGTCATCAAGGCGGACGGCCTCGCTTCCGGCAAGGGGGTGTTCATCGCAACGGACTTTGCGCAAGCCCGGGATGCCATTACTTCCCTGATGGAGCGTCGCCTTTACGGATCGGCCGGGCACCGCATCCTGGTCGAGGCCTTCCTGGAAGGAGTCGAGCTCTCCGCTTTCGCTCTTTTTGATACCCGGCAATACACGATCCTGGGTTTCGCCCACGACTACAAGCGGATCAACGATGGGGATTCCGGGCCCAATACGGGCGGTATGGGCGCGTTTTTGCCGAGCCCTTTGCTCTCCCCCTCCCTCGTCCGGCAGATCGAGGAATCGATCTTTTCCCGACTGCATGCCGCCTGCATCGAGGAGAAGCTCGAATACCGCGGAGTCCTTTACGCGGGGCTCATGGTGACCGAGAAGGGCCCTTTCCTCCTGGAGATCAATGTCCGCTTCGGGGACCCCGAGGCGCAGGTGCTCCTTCCGTCCCTGAGAACGCCTCTCAGCGAAATCGCCCAAGCGGTTTGCCGCGACGAGCTGAGCGGGCTTCGTCTGGTCCGACATCCGCGCTCGGTCGTGGGTGTGGTGATCGCGTCCTCCGGGTATCCCGACAACCCTCGGCAGGGCGACCGGATTACCCTTTCTGACTCCCCGTCCTCGGCGTCGGGAAGGCAGGGCGTTCTCTTTCACGGCGCCACCAAGCGGAACCAAGGGCTTCTCCGAACGGCCGGCGGGCGGGTGTTCACCGCCGTCGGGTGGGGCGATCGCCTCTCCGAGGCTAGATTGCACGCGTACCAAGAGGTAGACGCGGTGTCCTTCCCTGGAATGCACTTCCGCAAGGATATCGCCAGCTCCCTGGCCGGCCATCCCGTGGCCGAGCCTCACGAGGCCTAG
- a CDS encoding MBL fold metallo-hydrolase: protein MRLKERLGESGNLSVRRGVCLQAGWGRRALYLLVVQALFVLPSPLAHAAAPSVLVRWYGHAFIYLIASTGIRIAVDPFGDETVHYHFPGSLQADVVLISNEANDRSAGERIQGSPQIFRSVAALGTNNARGLLFRGILTFRDKSQGAIHGHNTAFVFELDGIRFAHLGDLGHPLSPELLAEFGKVDVLFLPVGRDSLMISELDKIASDLSARIIVPIAYRTELSGDLELRSLEGYVDSRPNIRWIDGAEFSLSASEIPPTPMIYAFRGTP from the coding sequence ATGCGGTTGAAAGAACGGCTGGGAGAGAGCGGCAATCTCTCCGTCCGCAGGGGAGTCTGTCTCCAGGCAGGATGGGGCCGTCGGGCTCTGTACCTTCTCGTCGTCCAAGCTCTCTTCGTGCTTCCCTCTCCGTTGGCCCACGCTGCGGCTCCGAGCGTGCTGGTCCGCTGGTATGGTCACGCCTTCATCTATCTGATCGCCTCCACCGGAATTCGGATTGCGGTCGATCCCTTCGGGGACGAAACGGTTCACTACCATTTCCCGGGATCGCTCCAGGCCGACGTCGTCCTGATCAGCAATGAAGCAAACGATCGATCGGCGGGTGAACGCATTCAGGGTTCTCCCCAGATCTTTCGCAGCGTCGCGGCCCTCGGCACGAATAACGCCCGCGGTCTTCTCTTCCGAGGCATCCTTACCTTCCGTGACAAATCCCAAGGAGCGATTCACGGGCACAATACCGCCTTCGTCTTCGAGCTCGACGGAATCCGCTTTGCCCACCTCGGGGACTTGGGGCATCCTCTCAGTCCGGAACTGCTGGCCGAATTCGGAAAGGTAGACGTTCTCTTCCTCCCGGTCGGTCGAGACAGCCTGATGATCTCCGAACTCGATAAGATTGCGAGCGATCTTTCCGCACGGATCATCGTCCCGATCGCGTATCGGACTGAGCTTAGCGGCGACCTGGAATTGCGGTCGCTGGAAGGCTATGTGGACAGTCGCCCCAATATCCGGTGGATCGACGGTGCAGAGTTTTCCCTCAGCGCGTCGGAGATCCCTCCCACTCCGATGATCTATGCCTTTCGAGGCACGCCATGA
- the tsf gene encoding translation elongation factor Ts has translation MKEPIGVELIKELREKTGAGIMDCKRAIEQSGGALEEAEKWLWKQGIAKAQKKSARETPEGVIASYIHVGDKVGVLVEVNCETDFVARNSAFRDLVKDITLQIAAANPQYVSRDQVPAAEVERVREEIAADNVGKPPAILEKIVAGRLEKFFATNCLLEQTFIKDQNATVREVLAAKIGQIGENIVVRRFVRYQLGEPLA, from the coding sequence ATGAAAGAACCGATCGGGGTCGAGCTCATCAAGGAGCTTCGGGAGAAAACCGGGGCTGGAATCATGGACTGCAAGCGAGCGATCGAGCAGTCCGGCGGGGCGCTGGAGGAGGCGGAGAAGTGGCTGTGGAAGCAGGGGATTGCCAAGGCCCAGAAGAAGTCTGCCCGGGAGACTCCCGAAGGGGTAATCGCCTCCTACATTCACGTCGGAGACAAGGTGGGGGTTCTGGTGGAGGTCAACTGCGAAACCGATTTCGTCGCGCGGAACTCGGCCTTTCGGGATCTGGTCAAGGATATCACCCTCCAGATTGCTGCGGCGAATCCCCAATATGTAAGCCGGGATCAGGTGCCCGCGGCGGAAGTCGAGCGGGTGCGCGAAGAGATTGCTGCTGATAATGTCGGGAAGCCGCCGGCGATCCTGGAAAAGATCGTTGCGGGAAGGTTGGAGAAGTTTTTTGCGACGAACTGCCTCCTGGAGCAGACCTTCATCAAGGATCAGAACGCGACGGTGCGCGAGGTATTGGCAGCAAAGATCGGCCAGATCGGGGAGAACATCGTCGTCCGACGCTTCGTCCGCTATCAACTGGGCGAGCCTTTGGCCTGA
- a CDS encoding Fur family transcriptional regulator — protein MERITQQKLAIAAVLEGAETPLTPPEILARASKAVPRLGVATVYRALRSLRKEKKIVVVEIPGEPPRYETATRGHHHHFFCNDCRRVFEVPDCSSKLAELAPPKFQVLDHEIILYGRCPDCQG, from the coding sequence ATGGAACGGATCACGCAACAGAAGCTCGCGATTGCCGCCGTGCTGGAAGGCGCGGAGACCCCGCTGACCCCCCCCGAAATTCTTGCCCGGGCATCCAAGGCGGTGCCTCGCCTCGGTGTTGCCACCGTCTATCGAGCCCTCCGTTCGCTCCGGAAAGAAAAGAAGATCGTCGTTGTGGAGATTCCCGGCGAGCCTCCCAGGTACGAAACCGCAACCCGCGGGCACCACCACCATTTCTTCTGCAACGACTGCCGCCGGGTCTTCGAGGTTCCGGACTGCTCCTCAAAGCTGGCCGAACTCGCCCCGCCCAAGTTTCAAGTCCTCGATCACGAAATCATCCTTTACGGAAGGTGCCCCGACTGCCAAGGCTGA
- the htpX gene encoding protease HtpX, which produces MIKRILLLTVTNVAVLVLLTAVISVLHLDRWLTAAGINYPLLLVFSLVVGFTGSFLSLAISKWMAKMTYNIQVIDAPQTDGEEWLVHTVRELAARARIAMPEVGIYQSPEVNAFATGPSRSNALVAVSTGLLSQMDRHQIEGVLGHEITHISNGDMVTMTLLQGVVNTFVVFLSRIIGVAIDSFLSRGEEERRGVGMGFYIGMFLSEIVLGLLASFIVAWYSRQREFRADAGSARIAGREAMLSALRGLQALTEGGPVIDERSASLSSLKINGKPGGFLSLLASHPPLEERIAALERLPEPA; this is translated from the coding sequence ATGATCAAGCGCATCTTGCTATTGACGGTCACCAACGTCGCAGTCCTGGTACTGCTGACGGCCGTCATCTCGGTATTGCACCTCGATCGCTGGCTCACCGCAGCCGGCATCAATTATCCGCTTCTTCTCGTCTTCTCCTTGGTCGTCGGCTTCACAGGAAGCTTCCTCTCGCTCGCCATCTCGAAATGGATGGCCAAGATGACCTACAACATCCAGGTCATCGATGCTCCACAGACCGACGGAGAAGAATGGCTGGTCCATACCGTGCGGGAGCTTGCGGCCCGCGCCCGGATCGCCATGCCGGAAGTTGGCATCTACCAGAGCCCGGAGGTCAACGCGTTCGCTACGGGACCTTCCCGCTCCAACGCGCTCGTTGCGGTGAGCACGGGCCTTCTCTCCCAGATGGATCGCCACCAGATCGAAGGCGTTCTCGGTCACGAGATCACGCACATCTCAAACGGGGACATGGTCACCATGACCCTGCTCCAAGGCGTGGTGAATACCTTCGTGGTCTTTCTTTCCCGCATCATCGGCGTAGCGATTGACAGCTTCCTTAGCCGCGGCGAGGAGGAGCGCCGAGGCGTCGGAATGGGATTCTACATCGGCATGTTCCTCTCCGAGATCGTATTAGGACTGCTCGCCTCCTTCATCGTCGCCTGGTATTCGCGGCAGCGGGAGTTCCGGGCAGACGCAGGGAGTGCTCGAATCGCCGGCCGAGAGGCCATGCTTTCGGCGCTTCGCGGGCTCCAGGCCCTCACCGAGGGCGGACCGGTGATCGATGAGCGCTCGGCGAGCCTCAGCTCCCTCAAGATCAACGGAAAACCGGGCGGCTTTCTCTCCCTGTTGGCCAGCCATCCTCCGCTGGAAGAGCGAATCGCGGCCTTGGAGCGCCTCCCGGAACCCGCCTGA
- the thiE gene encoding thiamine phosphate synthase, with amino-acid sequence MSGEERRWLRKLRLRQSRLYGIVDLGVLGANDPVHAAERMVAGGVDVLQLRAKGHEPESLEELARSLRRVADSGHVLLLINDWPLLACRCDADGVHLGQADLSTAEARTILADGQLIGRSTHSLDQALAAEREGADYIAVGPIFATPTKPEAEPVGLSLIGEVRKRLSKPFFCIGGIRKENLPEVLDAGADRVVMVSAILHAADIEAYCREVAALLGPKGLLAGGPATQGPRAERSRE; translated from the coding sequence ATGAGCGGCGAGGAGCGGCGATGGCTTCGGAAGCTGCGCCTGCGCCAGTCTCGTCTCTACGGGATCGTCGACCTGGGAGTGTTGGGGGCGAACGACCCGGTCCATGCGGCCGAGCGGATGGTGGCCGGCGGGGTCGACGTCCTCCAGCTGCGAGCGAAGGGCCATGAGCCGGAATCCCTGGAAGAGCTGGCCCGGTCATTACGGCGAGTGGCCGACTCGGGCCACGTCCTTCTCCTGATCAACGACTGGCCTCTGCTCGCTTGTCGGTGCGACGCGGACGGCGTCCATCTAGGGCAAGCGGATCTCTCGACCGCGGAGGCGAGGACGATTCTGGCCGATGGGCAGTTGATCGGAAGGTCAACCCACTCGCTCGATCAGGCATTGGCTGCGGAGCGGGAGGGTGCGGACTACATTGCGGTCGGACCCATCTTCGCCACTCCGACGAAGCCCGAGGCCGAGCCGGTCGGTCTGTCCCTGATTGGGGAGGTGCGGAAACGCTTGAGCAAGCCGTTCTTCTGCATCGGAGGAATCCGGAAGGAGAACCTGCCCGAGGTATTGGACGCCGGAGCGGATCGGGTCGTGATGGTTTCGGCCATTCTCCATGCCGCCGATATCGAGGCGTACTGCCGCGAGGTCGCGGCCCTGCTCGGTCCGAAGGGGCTGCTGGCGGGCGGTCCGGCTACGCAGGGACCGCGAGCAGAACGCTCGAGGGAGTGA